The Solanum lycopersicum chromosome 9, SLM_r2.1 genome window below encodes:
- the LOC101256512 gene encoding protein DETOXIFICATION 53, giving the protein MCTMNESREESDDIISITSDEMAAAAANIELTVKQREEEYVHTYSSRSNNLQLFQRVSVNQVSGELLLLGKIACPVALTTLLLFSKNIISMLFLGHMGKTELAGGSLAIGFANVTGYSVMKGLCMGMEPICSQAYGAKRWSVLTQTYFKMFLLLLAVTVPITFLWLNVEHVFLRLGQDRVISKVAKGYLIFSIPELLASAHLNPLRAFLRTQYINTPATLVATCSTILHLPITYFLVTYLDLNVKGIALASVLYSLNMNIGLLLYLFLSKVAIKPWAGVTFISTFQGWRPLLSLSLPSLFSVCLEWWWYEIVLFLSGLLSNPDSCVAAMGILIQTTGTIYVFPFSLGLSISQRVGTELGAGNPDRAKLAAIIGICVAMALGFTAFGVTIAMKSVWGKLYTNEAEILALISGALPILGLAEIGNAPQTAACGALTGSARPTMGVRINLAAFYLVGLPCACVFAFKLNIGFRGLWLGLVASQFSCLIMMVYTLMQTDWKLQARRAEDLTKASQEKDDAGTNLVP; this is encoded by the exons ATGTGTACCATGAATGAATCTAGAGAAGAGAGTGATGATATCATAAGTATAACAAGTGATGAAATGGCTGCGGCCGCTGCCAACATCGAGCTGACGGTAAAACAAAGGGAAGAAGAATATGTTCATACATATTCCTCTCGTAGTAATAATCTTCAACTTTTTCAACGCGTTTCGGTGAATCAG GTGAGTGGAGAATTGTTGTTACTTGGGAAAATAGCATGTCCAGTTGCCTTAACAACTTTGCTATTGTTTTCAAAGAACATTATATCTATGCTTTTCTTGGGCCATATGGGTAAGACCGAGCTAGCTGGAGGCTCATTAGCAATTGGTTTTGCAAACGTAACAGGATATTCTGTTATGAAAGGTCTTTGTATGGGCATGGAACCCATATGTTCACAAGCTTATGGTGCTAAAAGATGGTCAGTACTAACtcaaacatatttcaagatgtTCTTACTTCTGTTAGCTGTTACTGTTCCAATCACTTTTCTATGGCTAAACGTCGAACATGTGTTCCTTAGACTTGGCCAAGATAGAGTAATTTCAAAAGTTGCTAAAGGATACTTAATTTTCTCTATTCCTGAGTTACTTGCAAGTGCTCATTTGAATCCTTTAAGAGCTTTTTTAAGGACACAATACATAAATACACCAGCTACTTTAGTTGCTACATGCTCAACCATTTTGCACCTTCCAATAACCTATTTTCTTGTAACATACTTGGATTTGAATGTTAAAGGTATTGCCTTAGCATCGGTTTTATACTCGTTGAATATGAACATTGGGTTGCTTCTTTACTTGTTCTTGTCTAAAGTGGCGATAAAACCATGGGCTGGCGTTACATTTATCTCAACGTTTCAAGGGTGGCGTCCTTTGTTGAGTTTGTCTTTACCTAGTTTATTTTCCGTTTGCTTGGAATGGTGGTGGTATGAGATTGTTCTGTTCTTGAGTGGATTGTTGAGCAACCCTGATTCGTGCGTAGCAGCTATGGGAATATTGATACAAACTACGGGGACTATATATGTATTCCCATTTTCACTTGGATTGAGTATATCACAACGCGTTGGTACTGAATTAGGTGCTGGTAATCCTGATCGTGCTAAATTAGCAGCTATTATTGGTATTTGTGTTGCAATGGCTTTGGGATTCACAGCATTTGGTGTAACCATCGCGATGAAATCAGTATGGGGTAAGTTATACACGAATGAGGCTGAAATTCTCGCGTTAATATCAGGAGCACTACCGATCCTGGGGTTAGCTGAGATAGGAAATGCACCTCAAACAGCAGCATGTGGTGCACTTACTGGCTCAGCAAGACCAACTATGGGTGTAAGGATAAATTTAGCAGCATTTTACTTAGTTGGATTGCCATGTGCTTGTGTATTTGCTTTTAAACTCAACATTGGGTTTAGGGGATTATGGTTAGGTCTAGTGGCTTCTCAATTTTCATGTCTAATCATGATGGTGTATACACTAATGCAAACAGATTGGAAACTTCAGGCTAGAAGAGCAGAGGATTTGACTAAGGCATCTCAAGAGAAGGATGATGCTGGAACCAACTTAGTTCCTTAA